The stretch of DNA CAGCATCGCCAGGCCGCGGTTACTGGCGTTGAACTCCACCGGCAAAGTCACCAGGGTAAAGAATACAAAGAAACTAAACAGGATAATGCCCAAATCGATTAAGAACGTGTTCCCTCCGAATAAGAACCCGAGAAAGAACAGGATGTATCCCAGATTGGAACCAAAATTGGCAATGGGAAAAATGCTATTCCGCAAGGCGAGGGGCGCATAAGCGCGGGCGTGCTGCAAGGCATGGCCGGTTTCATGAGCGGCCACACCGAGCGAAGCCAATGAACGCCCGTGATAAACTTCGGGAGAAAGCCGCAGCACCCTAGAACGCGGATCATAATGATCGGATAAAGTTCCGGGAGTCAATTCCACCGGAATATCCGCCAAATTATTGTTATTTAACAACTCCCGGGCCACTTGAGCGCCGGTCATCCCCGAAGCCGCCGGCACATCAAGATATTTGTTGAAGGTGGATTGCACCTTAAATTGGGCATAGAATGTAAAAATGACAGCGGGGATTAACAAAAGAAAAGTCGGATCGTAAAAAAACGGCATTTCCCTTCCCTCCTAAGCTATAATGTAATCTTTTTTCCCAAAAATCATTCCTGGTTTTAGCCGTCGGCCGTTGGCGAAATCGTTGGCAGACATTACTTTCTTCCCGAGCGGTTGGACCTTGGTTAGACACAATGAGGTTGTATCGCCTGTGGCAACCACAATTCCTTCCTTCGAGATCTGCAGAATTTCCCCAGGTTTCACTGGTTCACTCGCCGCATGAAACTCTTGAGGAACCGCCGCTATAATTTTTAAACGTTCCTGATTCAAAAAGGTTTCCGCTCCGGGAGACGGTGCGAATACCCGGATTCCATTATAGATGGATTTGCCCGGGCATGTCCAATCGATCTTTTCCAAATCGGATTTTATTTTCGGCGCTAAAGTGGCCAAAGTACTGTCTTGAGGAATGCGGGGCGCAATGCCGGCCGAGACATCCTGCAAGGTCTTCACCAACAGCTCTCCGCCTAATCTTGCCATTCTTTGATAGAGGCTGGTGAAATTTTCGTCGGGAGCGATTGCTAACGTTTCTTGATAGATAATGTCCCCCGTATCCCAACCCTGATCCATATACATCGTAGTAATGCCGGTACTGGCATCGCCGTTGAGAATGCTCCATTGAATCGGAGCGGCTCCACGGTATTTCGGCAACAATGAACCATGTACATTAATGCAGCCAAATCTCGGTCCAAACAAAATGGCGTCCGGTATTTTTTGGCCGAAAGCCACGACTACCACTACATCGGGGTTTATTTGCTCAAAAGTCTCCATAAACTCGGCATCCGCCACTCGCGAAGGCTGCCAAAGCGGCAAACCGGCTTGAATCGAGACCAGCTTCACTTCCGACGGTTGTAAAGTCATCCCTCTACCCTTCGGTCGATCGGGTTGGGTTACCACTCCGGCAATGTCAAAAGAGCCGGAGTGGAGTAGCGCTTCGAGACTGGCGGCGGCGAAGGCCGGAGTTCCCATGAATAAAACGCGCATCACTTATTTTTTCTCCTCTTGAAGGTAATCAATGAACAGGATCCCGTCCAGGTGATCAATCTCATGTTGAAAAGCCCGGGCCAATAGTTCGCTTCCTTCCAGTTGAATCGGCTTTCCGTCCAGGTTGATGGCGGACACCGTCGCCTTGGCGGCGCGGGTAATATATTCATTCCGGCCGGGAATGGAAAGGCAGCCCTCGACATCTTTGATTTCGCCTTCCGTATGGGTGATCTCCGGATTAATGAGCACAATCGAACCTTCGCCCACGTCAATCACGACAATCCGTTCGGAGACGCCCACTTGCGGCGCAGCCAATCCTACCCCGTTGGCATGGTGCATCGTCTCCAGCATGTCTTTGACGAGTTCCCGAAGCTTTTTGGTGATTTTCTGCACCGGTTTGGCTTTTTGCCGCAGAATGGGATCGCCCTCGGTTAAAATCTTTAAAATGGCCAAATATTAACACCTCAGTCTCTATTATATGATGGAATAAGGATTCCGGTCGCGATAAATCCGTACCTCCGGAGATTTCCGGCCCGCAAAATCATCCCAGGCTTTTTTGACAATCCGCTCCAGCAGCGACGGTTCAGCGCTCTTCACCAAAATCTGCCAGCGATAGTTGTCTTGAATTTTGGGTATCAGCGCCGGCGCCGGTCCCAGCAGTTCAACTGCATTCAAAGCGGCCGCCTCCGGCACTCGCTGTTGCAGCTGTCCCTGGAGCAAGCGGTAAAACTCAGCCGCGGCGGCACTGACAGTCTCGGAACGGAGCCCCGTAAACCCGATTTTGACTAACTCCGCAAAGGGTGGAAAGCGCAATTCCTGGCGGCAGGCAATCTCGCGTTCATAAAATCCAAGATAATTATGACTGCGGGCATTCTGCAACGAATAATGTTCCTGATTATAAGATTGAAAAATAACGTGGCCGGGCTGGCTTCCCCGGCCCGCCCTTCCCGCTACTTGGGTCAATAATTGAAAAGTACGCTCCGCCGCTCGAAAATCCGGAATATTCAACGTCGAATCGGCGGAAATGACACCCACCAGCGTCACCCGGGGCAGGTCGAAACCTTTGGCGATCATCTGAGTGCCCAGCAAAATATCGACCGAGCCATCCGTCAGCTTGTGATAGATTTCATAGTGAGCCCCTTTCCGGGATGTTGAATCCACATCCATTCGGATAATGCCTGCCTCCGGAAAACAAAGGCCCAGTTCTTCCTCTAACTTTTGCGTGCCGTTTCCGAAATAACGGATGCGGCTGCTTTGACAATGGGGACAGGTTTCGGGAATCGCCATCCGGTAATCACAGTAATGGCAACGGAGAAACCGTTCGTTCTGATGGTAGGTCAAAGAAACGTCGCAGGACGGGCAACGCAGCGCCTGGCCGCAATCCCGGCACAATACAAAAGTAGCATACCCACGACGGTTCAATAATAAAATGACTTGTTCTTTACGGTCAAGCGTTTTTTGAATCGACTCCCGTAAAAGCCGGCTCAGAATATTTTTATTGCCGGAGCGAAGTTCCTCCCGCATATCAACCATGGTGACTTCGGGCAAATGCCGCTGGTTGTAGCGCTGTTCCAAATGGAGGTAGCCATACCGTCCAGTCTGGGCCAGATAAAAAGCTTCCACCGCCGGAGTCGCGCTTCCAAAAACGGCTTTCGCGCCGGTCATTTCCGCCAATTTCTCAACCACCCAGCGAGTATGATAGCGCGGAGTGTCTTCCTGCTTATAGGAGGACTCATGTTCCTCATCCACAATAATCAAGCCCAAGTTGGTAAAAGGAGCAAAAACCGCGGATCTAGCGCCCAGTACGAAACGGGCCGTTCCATTCCGAATCTTGAACCATTGATCGTAGCGTTCGCCGTCGGACATATTGCTGTGGAGTAAAGCGACTTCTTTACCAAAGCAACGTTTGGCCCGTTCCAGAGTCTGTGGCGTCAAGGATATCTCCGGCACCAGATACAAGACCTGAAACCCTTCACGGATCCGGTCCAGGGCCGCCTCGAAATACACTTCGGTTTTGCCACTGCCGGTAATGCCATGTAATAAGAGACACCGTTGGGAACCGGGATCAAGAATTACTTCCAGCGCTCGCTGTTGCTGCTCGGTCAGAGTAATCTGCCGGGCAGCGGCGGTTTCCGTCAATCCCACCGGAATCCGCTCCTGAGTGGTTTCGCAAGCGGTTAATTTTGCTTCCCGGCAAAGCCGGTCCAGCACGGAAGAACTGACTTCGGCCGCAGCGCAAAGCTGGCTACGGGTCAGGCCCGGGGGATGCAATGTAAGACTAGTTTGAATCCGCTTAGCGGGAGCACTTTCCCCTTCGAAACAAGCCCCAGGAGCCAGTTGCAGCAGTCGGATTTTTTTGGGAGCGACTTTGGGCTCCGTAAGCTCACTGGTTGGCAACAGAATATGCTGCGCCAGCAAGTAATCCCAGACTTTCGGCAAGTGACTGAGTTTTTTCTGCCAACCCTCAGCGGTCCAATTCGCTTTGGCGCCGGCCGCCAATAATTGTAGCGTTTCTGTGACCGCCGGAACCGGGAAAAGCGTCGCCAATTGTTGCTCCAAGCGAGGAAGAAGCTCCGGTTGAACCCGGTAATAGCGTTTTTTGCGAAAGTTAATCCCCGGCGGCAGGCAGCATTTGATCACATCGACCCGGCTACAGAAGTAATACTCCGCCAATTGATTGATTAAGCGATATTGGACTGCGTTTATCAATGGCGTTTTATCGAGCAGTTCATGGATTGTTTTGACGTGAGCGCATTCCGGCTCTTCAACCAACTGCCAGACGTAACCCATATTTAAACGGTTTTGAAAGGGAACCAAAACCCGAGCCCCAACTTTCACAATCGGAGCCATGCTTTCGGGGACCTCATAATCGAACAAACGGTCCAGTTGCTGGGCTTGAGTCGCGATCAAAATTTTTGCGATCATGGGCTTGGATGCGAGCCGGCTTTTGAACGATAGGAGACGAGATAATCCAGGATCTGGTCTGCCAATACCGTCTTGGGCTGCTCCGGCAGCTCAACCGTTTCATGCTTGGTATAGATAGTGATCCGGTTATTGACGGCTCCCATGCCCAGGCCCGGAATGTTCACCAGATTGCCGACAATGATGTCCAGGTTTTTCCGGGTCAATTTTGTTAAGGCGTTTTCGCGGAGATTTTGAGTTTCAGCAGCAAAGCCCAACAAAATTTGACCGGGGAATTTTCTTTTGCCCAACTCGGCAAGGATATCCGGGTTCAACACCAATTGAACGGAGAGTCCATCGGAACTTTTCTTTATCTTCTGCTCAAAACTGGTTTGCGGGCGATAATCGGCCGGGGCCGCCGCTTTGATGACAATGGATGAACGCGGCGCCAATTCCAACGCCTTCTCATACATTTGTTCCGCAGTATCGACGCAATAAGTTTCCATTCCTTGATAGTGCGGCGCCGCTTCGGAGGTGGATATCAAAAACACTTTTGCACCGCGTTTAAAAGCAGCCTCTGCCAATGCGTGACCCATTTTCCCTGAAGAACGGTTTCCGATGTAGCGTACCGGATCGAGCGGCTCACGAGTGCCACCGGCGGTGACCAGGACCAACTCTCCTTCAAGATCATGCCGGGATAAAAGCCGCAATATTTGGATCTCCAACTCCTCCAAAGAAGACATCCGGCCACTCCCGGTATCTCCGCAGAGCAACTGGCCGGCTTCGGGGCCAACGATGGTAAAGCCGTACTCCCGCAAAGTGGCTAGATTTTTCTGCAAAGCGGGGTTCTCATACATGCCGGTATTCATGGCGGGAGCGATCAGTTTTGGTGCGCGGGTCGCCATGATTGAGGTGGTCAGCAGATCGTCGGCGATACCATTGGCGATTTTCCCGATGATATTGGCAGTCGCGGGAATGACCGCCATCAGATCGGCCTTTTTGGCCAATGCGATATGTTCAACGTTCCATTGGAATGAATCGTGAAACATATCCAAGTGAACGGGGTTTAACGATACCTCCCGAAATGTTAACGGAGTCACAAACTCCGCTGCGGACTTCGTCAGAATAACCTCGACCGCAATCCCTTTTTTACGAAGACGACTAATGAGTTCGGGAACCTTATAGACTGCAATTCCTCCCGAAACGCCCAAAACTAAAGTTTTTTGATCCATTGACCCCACCACCGTAGAATGATTCACCCAGTCACCGGCGTCTTACCAAGCGCGGCAAACAATGCTTGCAGTTCACTTCATTATAGAACAAAAAACTCAGAGTCACAAGGCTCTGAGATTCGTTACCGAAACCGAATGGGATTCTTCTTTAAAACAACCGACACGAACCGCCATTTATTTAATACCGGTTTTGGTCCTTTCCACTTTTATTTTTCCGGCACCAATCTCTTCTAAAGCAATCGTCACTGCTTTGATGGATTTTTCTTCGTTCAGCTGCTCCTCTTCCAGAATCTTTCGAGCCCTTTTCGCAGCGGCAGTTACTAAAGTATACCGACTGTCCACTTTTTTAAGTAATTCATCCAAAGAAGGATAAATCAAAATTAATGCCCCCTTTTCACGATCATAGAATATGTTTTTCAATGGTTTTTATCCGGAAATCCGATACTCGGCTACATATATTTGGAAAATCGGCTTATTCAACGACAGCGTCGGGAGTTAACTCGACGTTGGATGATTCAAAAGTATAATACATTCAAACCATTGGACTGTCAAGTCAAATTTACTTTTCCGGATAACCCAGGCGTGGATGTCGAGGGCTCCTCCAAGAGCAGCGCGGTTCAATCGGTCCAAAAAAAATAGTGCTGATCATTGATCTTTGCTTGATACATTAAAATCAACAATCAACAGCTATTTACGAATCCAATCAATCTAATCTTCGGGATCGACCGATGCATCCTTGGAATTCAGACGATGGGCAACAGTCTCAGGTTGGACTGCGGAAAGAATCACATGATCGCTGTCGGTGATGATCACTGCCCGTGTCCGTCTTCCATAGGTCGCATCGATCAACATGCCCTTATCGCGACTTTCTTGGATAATTCGTTTGATCGGCGAAGACTCGGGACTGACGATGGCCACGATCCGATTGGCGGACACTATGTTTCCAAATCCAATGTTGATAAGTTTGATATCCATATTTCGAAACAAAGGCCTCCTTCTTCTAATTGCTGCCGAGACGTTCGATTAAGGCTTGTTTCTGTCGGTTTCCGAGGCCTTGGATGCGACGAGTCTCATCAATGCCGATGTCAGTCATGATCTTTTTGGTCTTTACTTTTCCAATCCGCGGCAATGATTCGAGTAAGTACACCACTCTCATTTTGGCGATAACATCATCGTTGATGTTATCCAATACTTCACGAATCGTAGTCTTACCTGCTTTCAGGTTTTGGCGGATTTTAGCCCGTTTGCTCCGTACTTCCTGGGCTTTCTTCAGTGCTTTCTTCTTTTCGTCAAGCGAAAGTTTCGGTAATGCCACTCTGCTTCACCTCCTATTCAATATTTTGAATTTGTTCCCTGATCTTTTCCAACTGGGATTTAAACTCAATGACCAATTGAGCGATTTTCAGATCGTTTGCCTTTGAACCGACCGTATTGATCTCCCGGTTCAATTCTTGGATTAAAAAATCCAAACGTCTGCCAATTGGTTCCTGAATCTTGAGGGCTGCGGCAAACTGGCCTAAATGGCTTTCAATGCGCACCAATTCTTCATTGATATCCGACTTATCGGCAAAGAGCGCTACTTCCATTGCCAACCGGGAAGGATCGACTTCAATTCCGCCCGTCAGCTCGGTGATGCGCTTGCTCAACCGTTCTTGATAACCGATCACAACCTGCGGCGACAGTTCGAGCAATTGTTGCCGCAGCGAATGCAGGAATCCGATCTTTTCCAGCAAATCGCCGTTCAAACGCTCTCCTTCGATCTTTCTGGATTCAATCAGCGATTCCAAGGCCATTCCTAAAGCCTGTCCGGCAGTTTGGGCGAGAATGTCTTGGTCCAACTCCGGCTGGGTTACCTTGAACAGTTCCGGTAAATTGACGACGGTTTGGACATCCAGGTTCCCTTCGATGCCGAAATGTTCTTTCAATTCTTGAACCGCCTTCAAATACGAAGCAAGCAACGATGGGTTGACGGTAACCAGATTCTCTTCCGTGGCCAATTTGTCGATGGTGACGATGACTTCTATTTTTCCGCGGGATATTTGATTGCTGATCTCGCGACGCAAGCGGTCTTCCAAAAACGCGTAGGGTTTCGGCAACTTGAAATAAATTTCTAAATACCGGTGATTGATGGATTTGATGTCCATCGTTATGGTATAATTTGAAGTCGCGGAGGTGCCACGACCATAACCAGTCATACTGAGCGCCAAAGAATTTTTTACCTTTCTACAAAAATATTATTGTCCAATTTAGGGTATTGTTGGAAATATTAATTATATTCAACCTTTTCTGACGAATTCCTCTTTTTCTTCGCGAATTTTCCTCTATAACATGGAACTTTTTTAGCGGCGTAGCCGTTATTTAGTCTATAAGTAAGCGAGACAGCCAACTGCTTTCAAGTTATATTTCGGCTGTTTCCATAAATTAATTTAGATGATTCCATGGAATTTTAACGAACCGTGATTGGAGGTAATCAATTATGAGTCGGATTCAAAAATTTGGCGGTTATTTGGTCATTGCTTTACTCTCATCCTTGATTA from Hydrogenispora ethanolica encodes:
- the remA gene encoding extracellular matrix/biofilm regulator RemA; its protein translation is MDIKLINIGFGNIVSANRIVAIVSPESSPIKRIIQESRDKGMLIDATYGRRTRAVIITDSDHVILSAVQPETVAHRLNSKDASVDPED
- the rpoZ gene encoding DNA-directed RNA polymerase subunit omega, with translation MIYPSLDELLKKVDSRYTLVTAAAKRARKILEEEQLNEEKSIKAVTIALEEIGAGKIKVERTKTGIK
- the mihF gene encoding integration host factor, actinobacterial type, which produces MALPKLSLDEKKKALKKAQEVRSKRAKIRQNLKAGKTTIREVLDNINDDVIAKMRVVYLLESLPRIGKVKTKKIMTDIGIDETRRIQGLGNRQKQALIERLGSN
- the coaBC gene encoding bifunctional phosphopantothenoylcysteine decarboxylase/phosphopantothenate--cysteine ligase CoaBC, with translation MDQKTLVLGVSGGIAVYKVPELISRLRKKGIAVEVILTKSAAEFVTPLTFREVSLNPVHLDMFHDSFQWNVEHIALAKKADLMAVIPATANIIGKIANGIADDLLTTSIMATRAPKLIAPAMNTGMYENPALQKNLATLREYGFTIVGPEAGQLLCGDTGSGRMSSLEELEIQILRLLSRHDLEGELVLVTAGGTREPLDPVRYIGNRSSGKMGHALAEAAFKRGAKVFLISTSEAAPHYQGMETYCVDTAEQMYEKALELAPRSSIVIKAAAPADYRPQTSFEQKIKKSSDGLSVQLVLNPDILAELGKRKFPGQILLGFAAETQNLRENALTKLTRKNLDIIVGNLVNIPGLGMGAVNNRITIYTKHETVELPEQPKTVLADQILDYLVSYRSKAGSHPSP
- the priA gene encoding primosomal protein N'; the encoded protein is MIAKILIATQAQQLDRLFDYEVPESMAPIVKVGARVLVPFQNRLNMGYVWQLVEEPECAHVKTIHELLDKTPLINAVQYRLINQLAEYYFCSRVDVIKCCLPPGINFRKKRYYRVQPELLPRLEQQLATLFPVPAVTETLQLLAAGAKANWTAEGWQKKLSHLPKVWDYLLAQHILLPTSELTEPKVAPKKIRLLQLAPGACFEGESAPAKRIQTSLTLHPPGLTRSQLCAAAEVSSSVLDRLCREAKLTACETTQERIPVGLTETAAARQITLTEQQQRALEVILDPGSQRCLLLHGITGSGKTEVYFEAALDRIREGFQVLYLVPEISLTPQTLERAKRCFGKEVALLHSNMSDGERYDQWFKIRNGTARFVLGARSAVFAPFTNLGLIIVDEEHESSYKQEDTPRYHTRWVVEKLAEMTGAKAVFGSATPAVEAFYLAQTGRYGYLHLEQRYNQRHLPEVTMVDMREELRSGNKNILSRLLRESIQKTLDRKEQVILLLNRRGYATFVLCRDCGQALRCPSCDVSLTYHQNERFLRCHYCDYRMAIPETCPHCQSSRIRYFGNGTQKLEEELGLCFPEAGIIRMDVDSTSRKGAHYEIYHKLTDGSVDILLGTQMIAKGFDLPRVTLVGVISADSTLNIPDFRAAERTFQLLTQVAGRAGRGSQPGHVIFQSYNQEHYSLQNARSHNYLGFYEREIACRQELRFPPFAELVKIGFTGLRSETVSAAAAEFYRLLQGQLQQRVPEAAALNAVELLGPAPALIPKIQDNYRWQILVKSAEPSLLERIVKKAWDDFAGRKSPEVRIYRDRNPYSII
- a CDS encoding zinc metallopeptidase; protein product: MPFFYDPTFLLLIPAVIFTFYAQFKVQSTFNKYLDVPAASGMTGAQVARELLNNNNLADIPVELTPGTLSDHYDPRSRVLRLSPEVYHGRSLASLGVAAHETGHALQHARAYAPLALRNSIFPIANFGSNLGYILFFLGFLFGGNTFLIDLGIILFSFFVFFTLVTLPVEFNASNRGLAMLADGGFLMRGDEVGGAKKVLSAAAMTYLAAASMAVLQLLRMLFLRGRRDD
- the def gene encoding peptide deformylase codes for the protein MAILKILTEGDPILRQKAKPVQKITKKLRELVKDMLETMHHANGVGLAAPQVGVSERIVVIDVGEGSIVLINPEITHTEGEIKDVEGCLSIPGRNEYITRAAKATVSAINLDGKPIQLEGSELLARAFQHEIDHLDGILFIDYLQEEKK
- a CDS encoding YicC/YloC family endoribonuclease; amino-acid sequence: MTGYGRGTSATSNYTITMDIKSINHRYLEIYFKLPKPYAFLEDRLRREISNQISRGKIEVIVTIDKLATEENLVTVNPSLLASYLKAVQELKEHFGIEGNLDVQTVVNLPELFKVTQPELDQDILAQTAGQALGMALESLIESRKIEGERLNGDLLEKIGFLHSLRQQLLELSPQVVIGYQERLSKRITELTGGIEVDPSRLAMEVALFADKSDINEELVRIESHLGQFAAALKIQEPIGRRLDFLIQELNREINTVGSKANDLKIAQLVIEFKSQLEKIREQIQNIE
- the fmt gene encoding methionyl-tRNA formyltransferase, giving the protein MRVLFMGTPAFAAASLEALLHSGSFDIAGVVTQPDRPKGRGMTLQPSEVKLVSIQAGLPLWQPSRVADAEFMETFEQINPDVVVVVAFGQKIPDAILFGPRFGCINVHGSLLPKYRGAAPIQWSILNGDASTGITTMYMDQGWDTGDIIYQETLAIAPDENFTSLYQRMARLGGELLVKTLQDVSAGIAPRIPQDSTLATLAPKIKSDLEKIDWTCPGKSIYNGIRVFAPSPGAETFLNQERLKIIAAVPQEFHAASEPVKPGEILQISKEGIVVATGDTTSLCLTKVQPLGKKVMSANDFANGRRLKPGMIFGKKDYIIA